In Carassius gibelio isolate Cgi1373 ecotype wild population from Czech Republic chromosome B19, carGib1.2-hapl.c, whole genome shotgun sequence, one DNA window encodes the following:
- the LOC127978632 gene encoding sodium channel subunit beta-1 yields MMMMKMKRRLLLLCVFCSFCVSLCSGACAEVDSDTEAVAGQPFKLGCISCKMRGEVEASATVDWLFRARGEADFVHIYSYDGEASSIIDERFQDRMEWHGSKKTFDLQDASVDLLNVTFNDSGVYRCIFNRVLTYEHYEFSTTASKEVHLTVVAKATRGTASIVSEVMMYVSIIGLQLWLLVEMIYCYRKIAAAGEEALRASAAEYLAIASESKDNCAGVQVAE; encoded by the exons atgatgatgatgaagatgaagagacGCCTGCTGCTCCTGTGTGTGTTCTGCTCGTTCTGCG TGTCTCTCTGCAGCGGAGCGTGTGCCGAGGTGGACTCAGACACCGAAGCTGTGGCCGGACAGCCCTTCAAACTGGGATGCATCTCCTGTAAGATGCGCGGAGAGGTGGAGGCCTCGGCCACCGTGGACTGGCTGTTCAGAGCCAGAGGAGAAGCAGACTTCGTGCAT ATCTACAGCTACGACGGCGAGGCGTCCAGCATCATCGACGAACGCTTTCAGGACCGCATGGAGTGGCACGGCAGCAAGAAGACCTTTGACCTCCAGGACGCGTCTGTAGACCTCCTGAACGTCACCTTCAACGACTCCGGCGTCTACCGCTGCATCTTCAACCGAGTGCTGACCTACGAACACTACGAGTTCTCCACCACCGCCAGCAAAGAGGTGCACCTCACCGTCGTGGCCAAAG ccaCGCGGGGCACGGCGTCCATCGTGTCAGAGGTCATGATGTACGTGTCCATCATCGGCCTGCAGCTCTGGCTCCTGGTGGAGATGATCTACTGCTACAGGAAGATCGCCGCGGCCGGAGAGGAAGCGCTCAGAGCCAGCGC AGCGGAGTATCTGGCGATCGCGTCCGAGAGCAAAGACAACTGCGCTGGTGTACAGGTAGCTGAATGA
- the LOC127978616 gene encoding zinc finger and BTB domain-containing protein 22 isoform X1: protein MLMMEQLVGRSAPPGPVLQVCFPSVRASVLENLNRQREEGQLCDLSIQVQGQVFRAHRCVLAASSPYFHDQVLLKNVTTVSLPSVMDPLAFESVLNSAYTGQLSIVRDDIINYVTVASFLQMWHIVDKCTDILKRSRPLVQLSPGGAASSSHQSPSSSDCCFADQEDGERAVGEQTLEKRPQSALPPLATWRRPTQSRWSRSSLTFPVRTEPECSPNTGDEGFHTFPISTLPSIETSDFARHRIRARLRGAKEDEEQRRMEADEGVGEPLDEDKVRVKCEEHQAGAVESDGRLRESETDGLWNQWTLSDAKLLDEDEENETDGAFETYDEIEKATGQISQRPLPPPTSDQLAPGPSELSWVSQSSSSSPCSPLSATPKVHFCHCGKAYTLKSMRDRHVKMQHLNLRPFACPVCSKSFKMKHHLTKHVKTHGGLRPYECALCGKKIVWRDSFLKHQAHCQGTTSTTTTPGCQNEDAGAPGQVKVEQDDYSLQDEEIHS, encoded by the exons ATGTTGAT GATGGAGCAGCTCGTCGGCCGCAGTGCTCCGCCAGGCCCGGTGCTGCAGGTGTGTTTCCCCAGCGTCCGCGCCTCGGTCCTGGAGAATCTGAACCGGCAGCGCGAGGAGGGTCAGCTGTGTGACCTCTCCATTCAAGTGCAGGGTCAGGTGTTCCGCGCGCACCGGTGTGTGCTGGCCGCATCCTCTCCGTATTTCCACGACCAG GTTCTGCTGAAGAACGTCACCACGGTGTCGCTTCCCTCCGTCATGGACCCTCTGGCCTTCGAGAGCGTGTTAAACTCGGCCTACACGGGTCAGCTCAGCATCGTGCGCGATGACATCATCAACTACGTCACGGTGGCCAGCTTCCTGCAGATGTGGCACATCGTGGACAAGTGCACGGACATCCTGAAGAGGTCACGacctctggttcagctcagccCCGGCGGGGCAGCGTCCTCCAGTCACCAGTCGCCCAGCAGCTCTGACTGCTGCTTCGCCGATCAGGAGGACGGGGAGCGAGCGGTGGGCGAACAAACTCTGGAAAAACGACCACAAAGTGCGCTTCCGCCTCTGGCCACATGGAGGCGTCCGACTCAGAGCAGGTGGAGCAGAAGCAGCCTGACGTTCCCCGTCCGAACCGAGCCCGAATGCAGCCCGAATACGGGAGACGAAGGTTTCCACACATTCCCCATCTCGACTTTGCCGTCGATCGAAACTTCGGACTTCGCGAGGCACCGAATCCGCGCTCGCCTCCGAGGAGCGAAGGAAGACGAGGAGCAGCGACGTATGGAAGCAGATGAAGGAGTCGGAGAGCCGCTGGATGAAGACAAAGTGAGGGTGAAGTGTGAGGAACACCAGGCCG GAGCCGTCGAGTCGGACGGACGTCTCAGAGAGAGCGAGACGGACGGACTGTGGAACCAGTGGACTTTGTCAGACGCCAAGCTGCTGGACGAAGACGAGGAGAACGAAACAGACGGCGCGTTCGAGACCTACGACGAAATCGAGAAGGCCACGGGGCAGATCTCCCAGCGTCCTTTGCCACCGCCGACGTCCGACCAGTTGGCGCCGGGCCCGTCCGAGCTCTCCTGGGTCTCGCAGTCGTCCTCGTCCTCCCCGTGCTCTCCTCTCTCTGCGACTCCCAAAGTCCACTTCTGTCACTGCGGCAAAGCGTACACGCTGAAGAGCATGCGCGACCGCCACGTGAAAATGCAGCACCTGAACCTGCGTCCGTTCGCCTGCCCCGTCTGCTCCAAGAGCTTCAAGATGAAGCACCACCTGACCAAACACGTCAAGACTCACGGAGGCCTGCGTCCGTACGAGTGCGCGCTCTGCGGCAAGAAGATCGTCTGGAGAGACAGTTTCCTCAAGCATCAGGCTCACTGCCAGGGAACGACATCAACAACGACGACGCCCGGCTGTCAAAACGAGGACGCAGGTGCTCCTGGACAAGTGAAGGTGGAGCAGGATGATTATTCATTACAGGACGAGGAAATACACTCTTAA
- the LOC127978616 gene encoding zinc finger and BTB domain-containing protein 22 isoform X2, whose translation MEQLVGRSAPPGPVLQVCFPSVRASVLENLNRQREEGQLCDLSIQVQGQVFRAHRCVLAASSPYFHDQVLLKNVTTVSLPSVMDPLAFESVLNSAYTGQLSIVRDDIINYVTVASFLQMWHIVDKCTDILKRSRPLVQLSPGGAASSSHQSPSSSDCCFADQEDGERAVGEQTLEKRPQSALPPLATWRRPTQSRWSRSSLTFPVRTEPECSPNTGDEGFHTFPISTLPSIETSDFARHRIRARLRGAKEDEEQRRMEADEGVGEPLDEDKVRVKCEEHQAGAVESDGRLRESETDGLWNQWTLSDAKLLDEDEENETDGAFETYDEIEKATGQISQRPLPPPTSDQLAPGPSELSWVSQSSSSSPCSPLSATPKVHFCHCGKAYTLKSMRDRHVKMQHLNLRPFACPVCSKSFKMKHHLTKHVKTHGGLRPYECALCGKKIVWRDSFLKHQAHCQGTTSTTTTPGCQNEDAGAPGQVKVEQDDYSLQDEEIHS comes from the exons ATGGAGCAGCTCGTCGGCCGCAGTGCTCCGCCAGGCCCGGTGCTGCAGGTGTGTTTCCCCAGCGTCCGCGCCTCGGTCCTGGAGAATCTGAACCGGCAGCGCGAGGAGGGTCAGCTGTGTGACCTCTCCATTCAAGTGCAGGGTCAGGTGTTCCGCGCGCACCGGTGTGTGCTGGCCGCATCCTCTCCGTATTTCCACGACCAG GTTCTGCTGAAGAACGTCACCACGGTGTCGCTTCCCTCCGTCATGGACCCTCTGGCCTTCGAGAGCGTGTTAAACTCGGCCTACACGGGTCAGCTCAGCATCGTGCGCGATGACATCATCAACTACGTCACGGTGGCCAGCTTCCTGCAGATGTGGCACATCGTGGACAAGTGCACGGACATCCTGAAGAGGTCACGacctctggttcagctcagccCCGGCGGGGCAGCGTCCTCCAGTCACCAGTCGCCCAGCAGCTCTGACTGCTGCTTCGCCGATCAGGAGGACGGGGAGCGAGCGGTGGGCGAACAAACTCTGGAAAAACGACCACAAAGTGCGCTTCCGCCTCTGGCCACATGGAGGCGTCCGACTCAGAGCAGGTGGAGCAGAAGCAGCCTGACGTTCCCCGTCCGAACCGAGCCCGAATGCAGCCCGAATACGGGAGACGAAGGTTTCCACACATTCCCCATCTCGACTTTGCCGTCGATCGAAACTTCGGACTTCGCGAGGCACCGAATCCGCGCTCGCCTCCGAGGAGCGAAGGAAGACGAGGAGCAGCGACGTATGGAAGCAGATGAAGGAGTCGGAGAGCCGCTGGATGAAGACAAAGTGAGGGTGAAGTGTGAGGAACACCAGGCCG GAGCCGTCGAGTCGGACGGACGTCTCAGAGAGAGCGAGACGGACGGACTGTGGAACCAGTGGACTTTGTCAGACGCCAAGCTGCTGGACGAAGACGAGGAGAACGAAACAGACGGCGCGTTCGAGACCTACGACGAAATCGAGAAGGCCACGGGGCAGATCTCCCAGCGTCCTTTGCCACCGCCGACGTCCGACCAGTTGGCGCCGGGCCCGTCCGAGCTCTCCTGGGTCTCGCAGTCGTCCTCGTCCTCCCCGTGCTCTCCTCTCTCTGCGACTCCCAAAGTCCACTTCTGTCACTGCGGCAAAGCGTACACGCTGAAGAGCATGCGCGACCGCCACGTGAAAATGCAGCACCTGAACCTGCGTCCGTTCGCCTGCCCCGTCTGCTCCAAGAGCTTCAAGATGAAGCACCACCTGACCAAACACGTCAAGACTCACGGAGGCCTGCGTCCGTACGAGTGCGCGCTCTGCGGCAAGAAGATCGTCTGGAGAGACAGTTTCCTCAAGCATCAGGCTCACTGCCAGGGAACGACATCAACAACGACGACGCCCGGCTGTCAAAACGAGGACGCAGGTGCTCCTGGACAAGTGAAGGTGGAGCAGGATGATTATTCATTACAGGACGAGGAAATACACTCTTAA